From Streptomyces sp. SAI-135:
CCGGTGGAGAACGGCCGTATCTACACCGACGGCCAGCCCTCCCTCCTCGGCGTCAACGCGGCCCTGATGAACGACCTCACCGGCGAGCGCAACGTCCACCTCGGCGGGCTCGCCATGGGCATGTCCCGGGAGCAGGTCAGGGACCGCTACCAGGAGATCGTCGACTTCTCCGGCATCAACGAGAAGGGCGACTTCATCACTCTCCCGATGCGGACGTACTCCTCCGGCATGGCGGCCCGGCTGCGCTTCTCCATCGCCGCCGCCAAGGACCACGACGTCCTCCTCATCGACGAGGCCCTCGCCACCGGCGACCGCTCCTTCCAGAAGCGCTCCGAGCAACGCATCCGCGAACTGCGCAAGCACGCGGGCACGGTGTTCCTGGTGAGCCACAGCAACAAGTCGATCCGTGACACCTGCGACCGGGTGCTGTGGCTGGAGCGCGGCGAACTGCGCATGGACGGCCCCACCGACGAGGTCCTGGCGGCCTACGAGGACTTCACCGGCGGCCCGGACAAGGCGAAGCCGAAGCCGAAGGTCGCGGCCTGAGTACCCGTACGGCCTGAGTACCCGTAAGGACAGCCGCCCGGATGACCGAGGGCGCCCCGAGCCGCATGGCCCGGGGCGCCCTCGTCGTCGTACCGCTTACGAGTGCTGCCGCAGCAGCGTCCTCATCGTGCGCATCGCCACCGACAGGTTGGCCAGGTCGAACGCGTCCGAGCTCCGGATCTCCTCCAGGGTGGTGCGCGCCCGGCTCAGGATCGGCGCGTTCTTCTCCTCCCAGGCCTTGAAGCGCTGCTCGGGCGTGGACGTGCCGTTGCCCACCGCCAGTACGTCGGCGGTCAGCGCCGAGTGGGCCGCGTAGAGGTCCTCGCGGATGGAGGCGCGGGCCATGGACTGCCAGCGGTCGGCGCGGGGCAGCTCGATGATGCGGTCCATGAGCTGGGTGATGTGCAGACGGTCGGCGAGGTCGTAGTACACCTCGGCGACGTCCATCGGGTCCTTGCCCATGCGGTCGGCCACCGAGACGATGTCCAGCGTCGGGAAGGCCGAGGAGAACCCGGCCACGCGCGTGGCGAGTTCGTCCGGGACACCGGCGCCGCTCAGCTCGTCGTAGATCTTCTGGTACCACTCCAGGTCGGCGCCCCGCAGCAGCTTCGGCAGCTGCGACCACACCTGTTCGACGCGATCGCCGAAGAACTCGACGGTCTCGGCGAGCTGGAGCGGCTGCGGCCGGTTGTTGAGCAGCCAGCGCGTGCCGCGCTCGACGAGGCGCCGCGAGTGCAGGCGGATACGGGTCAGTACGGCGGCCTCGACCTTGTTGTCGAGTGCCTCGACCCCGTCCCACACCACGCCGGAGCGGAAGATCGCGCGGGCCGCGGTCTGCGCCCGGACGATCTCCTCCAGCGACGCGCCGGTCTCCTCGCGCAGCCGGTGCAGATAGGTCGTACCGCCCGTGTTGACGGTGTCATTGACCAGGACGGTCGTGGTGATCTCGCGGTGCAGCGGGTGGTTGTCGATGTGCTCGGGGAACTTCTCGCGCAGCGCGGCCGGGAAGTACGTGTGCAGCAGGCCGTGCAGGTAGGGGTCGTCGGGGAGCGAGGTGTGCAGCAGCTCCTCGGCGACCGTGATCTTCGTGTACGCCAGCAGAACTGCCGTCTCCGGGCTGGTGAGGCCCTGCGCGGCACCGAGCCGTTCGCGGATCTGACGGTCGGTGGGCAGGAACTCCAGGGCCCGGTCGAGGTGGCCCTCGCGCACCAGGTGGCGCATGAAGCGCTGCTGGGCGTGGAGCATGTCCTTGGACTGGGCGAGCGCGTTGGCGATGGCGGTGTTCTGCGCGTAGTTGTTGCGCAGGACCAGGCGGCCGACCTCGTCGGTCATCTCGGCGAGCAGCTTGTTGCGCTGCTTGACGGTCATGTCGCCCTCGGCCACCAGGCCGTTGAGCAGGATCTTGATGTTCACCTCGTGGTCGGAGGTGTCCACGCCCGCGCTGTTGTCGATGGCGTCGGTGTTGATCTTGCCGCCGTGCAGCGCGAACTCGATCCGGCCGAGCTGGGTCAGGCCCAGGTTGCCGCCCTCGCCGACGACCCGCACGCGCAGGTCGGCGCCGTCGACGCGGATCGGGTCGTTGGCCTTGTCGCCGACGTCCGCGTGGGTCTCGGTGGAGGCCTTGACGTAGGTGCCGATGCCGCCGTTCCACAGCAGGTCCACCGGCGCCTTGAGGATCGCCCTCATCAGGTCGGCCGGGGTCATCTTGGTGACCTTGTCCTCGATGCCGAGGGCCTCGCGGATGTGGGCGTTGACGGGGATGGACTTGGCGGTACGGGGGAAGACGCCCCCGCCCGCGGAGATCAGCTCGGTGTCGTAGTCGGCCCAGCTGGAGCGCGGGAGGTCGAAGATGCGGCGGCGCTCGGCGTAGGAGGTGGCCGCGTCGGGCTTGGGGTCGATGAAGATGTGCCGGTGGTCGAAGGCGGCGACCAGGCGGATGTGCTCGCTGAGCAGCATGCCGTTGCCGAACACGTCTCCGGACATGTCGCCGATGCCGACGACGGTGAAGTCCTCGGACTGGGTGTCGAGGTCCAGTTCGCGGAAGTGCCGCTTGACGGACTCCCAGGCGCCGCGGGCGGTGATGCCCATGCCCTTGTGGTCGTAGCCGGCCGAGCCGCCGGAGGCGAAGGCGTCGCCGAGCCAGAAGTTGTACTGCTCGGCGACCCCGTTGGCGATGTCCGAGAAGGTCGCGGTGCCCTTGTCGGCGGCGACGACCAGATAGGTGTCGTCCTCGTCGTGGCGGACGACGTCCGCCGGGGGCACGACCTCGCCGGCCACCATGTTGTCGGTGATGTCGAGCAGCGCCGAGATGAAGGTCTTGTAGCTGGCGATGCCCTCGGCCATCCACGCGTCCCGGTCGACGGACGGGTCGGGCAGTTGCTTGGCGACGAAGCCGCCCTTGGCGCCGACCGGCACGATGACGGTGTTCTTCACCATCTGCGCCTTGACCAGGCCGAGGATCTCGGTGCGGAAGTCCTCGCGCCGGTCGGACCAGCGCAGACCGCCGCGGGCGACCTTGCCGAAGCGCAGGTGCACGCCCTCGACGCGCGGTGAGTAGACCCAGATCTCGAACGCCGGGCGCGGGGCAGGGAGGTCGGGGATGGCCTGCGGGTCGAACTTCATGGAGACGTAGTCGTGCGGCCTGCCGCCCGCGGCCTCCTGGAAGAAGTTGGTGCGCAGGGTCGCCTTGATGACGGTCAGGAAGGAGCGCAGGATCCTGTCCTCGTCCAGCGAGGCCACCTGGTCGAGCGCGGCGTCGAGCTCCTCCAGGAGGGCGTCCACGAGTTCGTGGCCGGCGCGCTGGCGGTCCGGCGACATGCGCGCCTCGAACAGGGAGACGAGCAGCCGGGTGGTGTGGACGTTGTGGCGGAGGGTGTCCTCCATGTAGTCCTGGCTGAACGTCGAGCCCGCCTGGCGCAGGTACTTGGCGTACGCCCGCAGCACCATCGCCTGACGCCAGTTCAGGCCGGCGCTCAGCACCAGGGCGTTGAAGCCGTCGTTCTCCGCCTTGCCGGTCCAGGTGGCGGCGAAGGCCTCCTGGAAGCGCTCGCGGCCGTCGTCGCCGAGGTAGTCGCCGGAGCCGTTCTGCGACCTGGGCATGCGCAGGCCGAAGTCGTAGATCCAGGCGATGCTGCGGTCGGAGCAGCGCAGTTCGTAGGGCCGCTCGTCCATGACCTCGACGCCGAGCCGGTTGAGGACCGGCAGGACGGCGGACAGGGAGATGGCCTCGCCCTTGCGGTAGATCTTGAAGCGGCGCTCCTCGGGGGCGGCGCCCACCGGCTCGTACAGGCTGAGCGCGAAGTCGTTCTCCTCGCCGAGCCGCTCCAGACGGACCAGGTCGGCGACCGCGGAGCGCGGGGGGTGGTCGGCCTTGTATCCCTCGGGGAAGGCGCTGCCGTAGCGGCGCGACAGCTCGGCGGCGCGCTCTTCGCCCAGCTCGGCGTTGAGCGCCTCGGCGAAGCCGTCGGCCCAGGAGCGGGCGGCCTCGACCAGGCGGGCCTCGATGCGCTCCTTGTCGCTGTCGCTGAGCTGCGGCAGCTCGGTGCCCTGCGGGACGCGGACCACGAAGTGCAGCCGGGACAGGATCGACTCGGTGTTCCAGGCGGTGAAGTCGACGCTGATGCCGCCCAGTTCCTCCTTCAGGATGTCGATGATCCGGAGGCGGACGCCGGTGGTGTAGCGGTCGCGGGGCAGGTAGACGAGGGCCGAGTAGTAGCGGCCGTACTCGTCCTGGCGCAGGTAGAGGCGCAGCCGCCGCCGCTCCTGGAGGTACAGGACGGAGGTGGCGATGGACTCCAGCTCGTCGGCCGGGGTCTGGAAGAGCTCGTCGCGCGGGTAGGTCTCCAGGATCTGGAGCAGGTCGCGGCCGTCGTGGCTGTTGGGCGAGAAACCGGCCCTTTCGAGCACCTCTTCCACCTTGCGCCGAATGACCGGAACGCGGCGCACCGACTCGGTGTAGGCGGCGGAGGAGAACAGTCCGAGGAATCGCCGCTCGCCGACGACATTGCCGTCCGCGTCGAACTTCTTGACGCCGATGTAGTCGAGGTACGACGGCCTGTGCACGGTGGCCCGGCTGTTGGCCTTGGTCAGCACCAGCAGCTTGTGCTCACGTGCCTTGGCGCGCGCGTCGGCGGGCAGCCGCTCGAAGGACGGGCTGACCGGATGCCCCTCCTCGCCGGCGTGGTGCGGGTCGGAGCGCAGGATGCCGAGGCCGGTGCCGGGGACGGCGGCGAGGGAGTCGTCCTCCCGGAGCTGGTACTCCCGGTAGCCGAGGAAGGTGAAGTGGTCGGCGGCCAGCCAGCGCAGCAGCTCGCGGGCCTCCTCGATCTCCATGTCGCGCAGATCGGTGGCGATCGGCTCGGCGGGCAGTTCGTCGGCCATCCGCAGGGCCGCGTCCCGCATCTTCTCCCAGTCCTCGACGGCCTCCCGGACGTCGGACAGGACGCGCAGCAGATCGGCGGTGATCTGCTTGAGGTCGGCGCGGTCGGTCTCGCGGTCGATCTCGACGTGGATCCAGGACTCGGTGTGCGCGTCGTGCGGGAGGTCGGCGGCGGAGGGCGGGGCGGTGAGGACCTCGATCAGCTTGCCGGTGAGGTCCCGGCGGACGACGACCTGGGGGTGGATGACGACATGGATGCCGCGCCCCTGCCGGGTCAGCTCGTTGGTGACGGAGTCGACGAGGAAGGGCATGTCGTCGGTGACGACCTCGACGACCGAGTGGGTGCAGGTCCAGCCGTTCTCCTCCACCGTGGGCGTGTGCACGCGCACGTTGGCCGTGCCCTGCGGGCGGGTCTCGCCCAGCCGGTAGTGGGAGAGAGCGGCTCCGTAGATGTCGACCGGGTCGCGGTCGGTGAGGTCCTCGGGGGCCGTGTGCAGGTAGTAGCGCTGGAGGAACGCGAGCACGGTCTCGCTGTCCGGGGTGTCCGGGGTGCGGGGGGTCTCGTCGTCCGTCGTCCCAGTCGGTAGGTGCCCCCCGGCCGGGCTGTTCTCAGCTACCCGTGCGGCCCTCTCGAGCAGCTCGGCCTTGGCTTCGTCCAGCTTGGTCTGCATTGTCCTCTGACTCCTGTCGCGCGCCGTTGCGTGACGTAGAAGGAAGTACGGTCTCTTCCCCTGCGGCTCGACGCCACGGCCCGGGGTCTCCGGTCTGCTCCGACGCTATGCCGCAAGGTGAGATGAGCGGGGGTATATCAGCCATTCTCGACACGCCCGCCAGGTGTGACGCTGCTCTCTGCCGCGCCGCTGACGAGGGTGTACTCGGCGTCATGAGGGCCCCAACGGCCCCGTCCCGCCCGCGAGGACCAGCGGCCGCCGCCCGGCCACGGAGGTGTTCCGTGCGCACCGGGCGCGGGGCGGGGGCCACAGCGCCCCCGCGAACTATCGCGCTGATCACGCCACCAAGGCTATCGCTCCTTACAGGGGGCCCGTCATGAGCCGTATGTGTACAAAACCGGGGACCGAACTTTGACACTCTGCACAGTGCCCACGTCGCATCCAGGCCATGACCTTCTTCCCTCCCCTTCGCACACCCTCTTGGCAAGCACGCCCCGCAGGTGCACTTTGCCGACATGACCGCAAAAATCCTCATCGTCACCGGTGACGCAGCAGAGTCACTGGAGGTCCTGTACCCCTACCAGCGCCTCCGTGAGGAGGGCTACGACGTCCATGTCGCGGCCCCCACCCGCAAGCAGCTCCGTTTCGTCGTCCACGACTTCGAACCCGGCTTCGACACCTACACCGAGAAACCCGGCTACACCTGGCCCGCCGACCTGGCCTTCGCCGAGGTCGACGCCGGCCAGTACGCCGCTCTCGTCATCCCCGGCGGCCGCGCCCCCGAGTACCTGCGCAACGACCCCGAGCTCCGCAAGATCCTCAAGTCCTTCTTCGACGCGGACAAGCCGGTCGCCCAGATCTGCCACGGTCCGCTGCTCACCGCCGCGATCGACAGCCTCCGTGGCCGCCGCGTCACGGCCTATCCGGCCCTGGAACCCGACATGCAGTCCGCGGGAGCGGCCTTCCAGGACGCCGAGGTGGTCGTCGACGGCACCCTGGTCTCCGCCCGTGCCTGGCCCGACCACTCGGCCTGGATGCGGGAGTTCCTGGCGGTGCTCAGGGCGAAGGCACCGGTGACCTGACCGACGGGTGCGCGCCTGCCACCCGTTCCGTGGTCGCGGAGCTGACGCGAACCGTCACGCCGCTATTCGCTCGGCCTCCGCGACCGCCTCCGCCAGGGTGTCCACCACGGGCACGCCCGCCCCCTCGAGGCTGGCCCGGCTGTGCGACCCCCCGGTGTACAGCACGGCCCGTGCTCCCACCCGCATCGCGGCCACCGCGTCGTCCGCGGCGTCCCCGATCACCACGGTCCGGGCGGGCTCCACTCCCACCAGGGCGGCGAGATGCCGCTCCATGTGTTCCGCCTTGCTTCCCCCGGACGGTCCCGTCCGCCCGTCCACCCGCAGGAAGTGCGCCTCGATCCCGAACCCGCGCACCAGTGGCACCAGTTCGTCATGCACGTACATGCTGAGGATGGACTGGCTGCGCCCTGCCGAGCGCCACCCCGTGAGCAGCTCCTCCGCGCCCTGGGTGAGCCCGCACCCCACGCGGTGCTCGGTGTAGTACCGGTGGAAGGTCTCGTCCATGAGCTCCCACTCGGCGTCGGTGGGCAGCCGGCCGAGCAGCCGCTCGTAGAACTTCGGCACCGGCACGCAGTACAGCGCCCGGTACTGCTCCATCGTGATCGGCGCGAGCCCCAGCTCGCCGAACGCGGCGTTCGTCGCCCCGATGATCGCGTCGTTGTCGTGGAACAGCGTGCCGTTCCAGTCCCAGACGATGTGCGCCCCTGTCAGCTTCCCCATGCCAAAAACGTACCCGCCCCCACTGACAATCAAGAGAGCAGCAGGTCAAGGCGGGTAAAGCCGTCGTACGGCGGGGCCAGGAACGGCCTCAGCCGCCCAGTCCCACCAGGTTCGGGATCTCCTGCGTCGCGTACCACAGCAGTTCGTGGTCCTCGGCCCCGTCCACGACGAACTGCGCGTCGTCGTCCCCGGCGTCCGCCGCCTCCAGCGCTTCCACGGCGGCGGTGACGTCCTCCACCGCGTCGTCCGAGTCGACGTGCACCGCGGCCGCCTTGGCCAGCCTCACCGGGCCGGCGACCCGCACCTCACCGAGTGCCGCGGGATCCAGCGCCCGGTCGGGATCGGAGACCGCGGCGCCGTCGGCCACGTCGACGGCCACCACGACCCGGCGCCGCACGGCCCCGGTCTCGGCGGCGAGCAGCCGCAGCGAGGCCAGCGCGGCTCGGTTCAGCGCCGCGTACTCCAACTCCTCGATGTCGTCGGAGAGGTACCACTCGCGCAGGCCGGGCGTGACGGCGTAGGCGAGGAGCGGTCCGGCCCCCAGCTCACCCGTCTTGTACGCCTCGGCGAGACCGGAGAGGGTCAGGGGGACGTAGACGCGCATGGCTGGCCGCTTTCATGGTCGGAGGACATCGTCGCAGGGGCTCCGCGAAGGCCTTCAGGATACGTGCGGGCGTCCCCTTTCGAGTCCCTGCCCGGACCTCGGCGGGCGTCCACCCCGGGCCCGGAATTCACCCCCACCACCCCGGGATTCACGGGCTTTTGCCGCCTCCGATCACCCTGATAGGTGAACATTTCGGCCGCACGACCCGGCCCGCCGCTCGCTTGCCGCCGGGGTCCGCGGCCCCGTACAAGATCCCCAACCGAAGTTACTGCCCGGTACTTCCCGGGCCCGCCGAACGGGGATCCCATGAACAAGGTCATGACCAGGACCCAGCACCACCCCGGCACCCGCCCGCCGGCCCGCCGCGACTCCCGCCGCCCGGGCGGCACGCCACCCCGCACACCCGGTGGCAGCACGCCGCGCACGGCCCCGGGCGACGGCCGCCCACCGGGCTCCCCCGGCAGCGGCCCCCGCATCCGCACGGGCCCCGCCGACAGCCGCCCGCAGAACATCCCGAGCCCGAACGGGACGCCCCCGGGAGCGCGGCGGCACGGCGACACGGCCCGATCCACGGCCGGCTCCATCGCCGGTCCCACGGCCGGCTCCATGGCAGGCCCCACGGCCGGATCCACCGCCGGTCCCACGGCCACGACAGACCGTCCGGCCACCGGCACGGCCGCCCACCCGCACAGCAGCACCGCAACCCGCCTCACGACCGCCCGACCGCACTCCGCCCCCGCAGCCGCCCCCCAGCACACCGTCCCGGCCCAGACCCCGCGGCGCCCCACGGTCCCCCAGCCCCGCCCCACCGACCTCTTCGCCGACCTCCTCCTCGCCGTCCTGAGCGGTCAGCGCCCCGTCCACTCGATGCTCCGGCACACCGCGGGCCGCGCCTACGACGAGTTGGCCCGGCTCGCCGAGCGGGGCCCGCTGCGCACCCGCGGCACCCGCCCGGTCGTCCGGGACATCGGCTACTACGTCCCCCGTGAGGGCGCCGTGGAGGCCTTCGCCCGCATCGGCGCGGGCGACCAGCTGCGCGCCATGGCCTTCCGCCTGGAGCAGGGCCAGGACCTCCGCTGGCGCTGCACGGCGGTCGAACTGGGCGGCCCCCGGGCTCCCCGCTCCGACGACTGAAGGGTCCGGACACGGCCGAGGAGCCCGGAGAGGCCGACGGGTGACTACCACGGCGAAGGGCCGGCCACCCCGAGGTGACCGGCCCTTCTCACGCCCCGGCGCCACCGGCACCGTCACGTCGTCGATCCGCTACGGCGTCCAGCGCGCCGAAGGCACTACTTCTTGCGTCGGCCCCGCGCGCGGGACTGCTTGCGGCGCTCCGCGCGCGTGAGGCCGTCCGCCTCGGAGCGCACGGGCTCGTCGTCGTCGGCGAACTCGCCCTCGATGACGCCGCCCTCGCCGTCCACGGTCGGAGCGGAGA
This genomic window contains:
- a CDS encoding NAD-glutamate dehydrogenase, producing MQTKLDEAKAELLERAARVAENSPAGGHLPTGTTDDETPRTPDTPDSETVLAFLQRYYLHTAPEDLTDRDPVDIYGAALSHYRLGETRPQGTANVRVHTPTVEENGWTCTHSVVEVVTDDMPFLVDSVTNELTRQGRGIHVVIHPQVVVRRDLTGKLIEVLTAPPSAADLPHDAHTESWIHVEIDRETDRADLKQITADLLRVLSDVREAVEDWEKMRDAALRMADELPAEPIATDLRDMEIEEARELLRWLAADHFTFLGYREYQLREDDSLAAVPGTGLGILRSDPHHAGEEGHPVSPSFERLPADARAKAREHKLLVLTKANSRATVHRPSYLDYIGVKKFDADGNVVGERRFLGLFSSAAYTESVRRVPVIRRKVEEVLERAGFSPNSHDGRDLLQILETYPRDELFQTPADELESIATSVLYLQERRRLRLYLRQDEYGRYYSALVYLPRDRYTTGVRLRIIDILKEELGGISVDFTAWNTESILSRLHFVVRVPQGTELPQLSDSDKERIEARLVEAARSWADGFAEALNAELGEERAAELSRRYGSAFPEGYKADHPPRSAVADLVRLERLGEENDFALSLYEPVGAAPEERRFKIYRKGEAISLSAVLPVLNRLGVEVMDERPYELRCSDRSIAWIYDFGLRMPRSQNGSGDYLGDDGRERFQEAFAATWTGKAENDGFNALVLSAGLNWRQAMVLRAYAKYLRQAGSTFSQDYMEDTLRHNVHTTRLLVSLFEARMSPDRQRAGHELVDALLEELDAALDQVASLDEDRILRSFLTVIKATLRTNFFQEAAGGRPHDYVSMKFDPQAIPDLPAPRPAFEIWVYSPRVEGVHLRFGKVARGGLRWSDRREDFRTEILGLVKAQMVKNTVIVPVGAKGGFVAKQLPDPSVDRDAWMAEGIASYKTFISALLDITDNMVAGEVVPPADVVRHDEDDTYLVVAADKGTATFSDIANGVAEQYNFWLGDAFASGGSAGYDHKGMGITARGAWESVKRHFRELDLDTQSEDFTVVGIGDMSGDVFGNGMLLSEHIRLVAAFDHRHIFIDPKPDAATSYAERRRIFDLPRSSWADYDTELISAGGGVFPRTAKSIPVNAHIREALGIEDKVTKMTPADLMRAILKAPVDLLWNGGIGTYVKASTETHADVGDKANDPIRVDGADLRVRVVGEGGNLGLTQLGRIEFALHGGKINTDAIDNSAGVDTSDHEVNIKILLNGLVAEGDMTVKQRNKLLAEMTDEVGRLVLRNNYAQNTAIANALAQSKDMLHAQQRFMRHLVREGHLDRALEFLPTDRQIRERLGAAQGLTSPETAVLLAYTKITVAEELLHTSLPDDPYLHGLLHTYFPAALREKFPEHIDNHPLHREITTTVLVNDTVNTGGTTYLHRLREETGASLEEIVRAQTAARAIFRSGVVWDGVEALDNKVEAAVLTRIRLHSRRLVERGTRWLLNNRPQPLQLAETVEFFGDRVEQVWSQLPKLLRGADLEWYQKIYDELSGAGVPDELATRVAGFSSAFPTLDIVSVADRMGKDPMDVAEVYYDLADRLHITQLMDRIIELPRADRWQSMARASIREDLYAAHSALTADVLAVGNGTSTPEQRFKAWEEKNAPILSRARTTLEEIRSSDAFDLANLSVAMRTMRTLLRQHS
- a CDS encoding DJ-1/PfpI family protein: MTAKILIVTGDAAESLEVLYPYQRLREEGYDVHVAAPTRKQLRFVVHDFEPGFDTYTEKPGYTWPADLAFAEVDAGQYAALVIPGGRAPEYLRNDPELRKILKSFFDADKPVAQICHGPLLTAAIDSLRGRRVTAYPALEPDMQSAGAAFQDAEVVVDGTLVSARAWPDHSAWMREFLAVLRAKAPVT
- a CDS encoding ABC transporter ATP-binding protein; protein product: MADIENDKIPTVVVDGVDIVYRVNGTGAGKGSATAALNRMLRRSQAEKAAGVRKVHAVKNVSFVAYKGEAIGLIGTNGSGKSTLLKAVAGLLPVENGRIYTDGQPSLLGVNAALMNDLTGERNVHLGGLAMGMSREQVRDRYQEIVDFSGINEKGDFITLPMRTYSSGMAARLRFSIAAAKDHDVLLIDEALATGDRSFQKRSEQRIRELRKHAGTVFLVSHSNKSIRDTCDRVLWLERGELRMDGPTDEVLAAYEDFTGGPDKAKPKPKVAA
- a CDS encoding HAD hydrolase-like protein — encoded protein: MGKLTGAHIVWDWNGTLFHDNDAIIGATNAAFGELGLAPITMEQYRALYCVPVPKFYERLLGRLPTDAEWELMDETFHRYYTEHRVGCGLTQGAEELLTGWRSAGRSQSILSMYVHDELVPLVRGFGIEAHFLRVDGRTGPSGGSKAEHMERHLAALVGVEPARTVVIGDAADDAVAAMRVGARAVLYTGGSHSRASLEGAGVPVVDTLAEAVAEAERIAA
- a CDS encoding Rv3235 family protein; this encodes MNKVMTRTQHHPGTRPPARRDSRRPGGTPPRTPGGSTPRTAPGDGRPPGSPGSGPRIRTGPADSRPQNIPSPNGTPPGARRHGDTARSTAGSIAGPTAGSMAGPTAGSTAGPTATTDRPATGTAAHPHSSTATRLTTARPHSAPAAAPQHTVPAQTPRRPTVPQPRPTDLFADLLLAVLSGQRPVHSMLRHTAGRAYDELARLAERGPLRTRGTRPVVRDIGYYVPREGAVEAFARIGAGDQLRAMAFRLEQGQDLRWRCTAVELGGPRAPRSDD